The region CGCAGTCACAGTGCCGTCATAGGACTCCGGCTCACCGTCTTGGTTCAGATCGAGATCGGGCGCCACATCGCAGGCGGACGCGTCTGACCCGACGGGCAGCAATCCACCAACGACCGCCGTGAGGCACATCAGTGCATCCAATGAAGTCAGACTGCCATCACCACTCGCATCACCCCACATGCCCACTCCAGTAGACAAGAGCGCGTCGTATACCGACATGCCGATGGAGAGATCAGTTTCACCCGTACTCAGCAGTGACGAGACGTGGAGATCAATCCGAGTCGTGTCTCCCGGTGCTTGCAGGATGACCATCTCGAGTTCGGCGGCTCTGGTGCTATCCGTATTCTCGGCCCCGTCAGGATTGGTCGCCACGAACGAGACGGTACCTTGGCTCACCGATGCGAGGTCGGGCGTGAAGACCCCGGCCCAATCCGCACCCGTGATCTCTACGAAGGCCACCTTTGTAGTGTCCCACGACAGGCCGGCGTCGAACCAACCCGCCGCTTGCCCCGAGCCCGAGACATCAAGCCACACCGGCACCTTGATCGTGTCCCCACTGAAGACGTGCTGATCCTCTACCCAGGCCGTGGACGGTGTCGCTGCCGGAGCGACACCACGGTGGTCGCTAACCGCGAACTGGAAGATCCTACCCTGTCCGCCGGAACCACTTGACGCGACGTAGACCACTCCGACTGGCTGGAGGTCGAGCAGAAGATGATTCGAAGGACCGACCTCTCCGTGAGAAACGCGAGCTCGATGGCGTCGCCTCCGTGGCCCACGAAGCCGTGTAGGCACGGGATTGATCAGCTTTGCGCAATAGGCTTGACGTAGCTTACATTTCCCAAGGTTCTGAGCCACTTTCAGCGACAGGCAGTCGAGATTTGACGAGCTGCAGCCGTCCACAGCATGAGCGTCCACCCACAGTGGGCGAAATCGCCCGCGTGCGGGTGTCGGCGTTCGTCATCGTCCTGATGGCTGTGCTCACGGGTTGCGAGCCAACCGTGACCGGGCCGGAGCCAGTCACGCCGCCCAACGCGCTGGGTAATCCGGTAGCGGGGCACATCGGGTTCGTGCAGAGTTGTGCGCAGTGTCACTCAAGTCACGACGGTTACGATCTCGCGGCCTTCGGTTTCTCGAGTTTCGATGTGTTCCGGCGCAGCCTGAGTCATGTAGACAGTGCGACGAGCCTAGACATCACGGCGTACATCGAGACCTTGAAGCCCGTTGTTTCGTTCGGGAGCCCTCCGTTTCAGCCTGGTGGGGGGGTTGGGGAAGGCGATCAGAAGTATTGGAGCGACGCGCTCGGAACGTCCGGGTGGCCCACCGGCCTGACGGCCGATGTATTGCGGGCCATCAACCCGAGATCTCTCCAAGTCCCGCTCGCGATGCCCGAGTGGTCACTGGAAGATTCCGCCGAAGACTGGATGCCGGACGTCCGGCTTCCTAGGGAGGTGCTGGATTACTCGGGAGGTGCCATACGGACCAGGCTAGCTGCCTACTACTCCGACCCGACCGAATCCAATCTCCTCCGTGTCCTAGAACCGTTCAAGGCCGCGACCGAAGGGCCCGAGTTGTTGTGTTGGCAACTGGACCCGGACCCTTGTTTCGACGCACGCCGCTGGATGGCAAGTCTCGGTGCGCAGCACTACCTGCGCCTCGGCGCGCCTGAGGCGGTGCCCGTCGAGGTGGCGCAGGCCTGGTGGGACGTGGGCACGTCGGCGATCGCGCTCAGTGGTGTAACGACAGACCAGGAAAACTACGCGGGTTTTGACCGTGTGATCGCGTCGATCTACATCATCGGTGCCCGCTGGATGTACCTGGCCTATTCGTATCATCCAGAGGCGTTCAACGAACCCAGTGGGTACATGAGCACGTTTATTCAGGCGCAGGAGCTACCGCGCGTGGCCGTGTTCGTGGCGCTGAGGCGCATGGTCGGGAATGGACCCGCCCATCAGGAGCACGCGGATCAATTCCTTCAGGACGGCTTTCTCGCCGTCAGAAGTGCGATGCTGGCCGACTCGGTGGAGGGCGGGTATGAAAACACGGTGGGACCGGGCGTCACGGAGTTCGTGTTCGATTACTACGTCGACCGTCTGGAGGCTGGGAGCCCCGCCGGTCTCGACTCGAGGGCTGCCCTTGAGATGGTCACATTGACCTGGAATGAGGGCGAGCGGTGGTTGGCTGAGGATTCAGCCATCCGAGCCCGTGTCATAGCCCTTCGCGAGCGGGTGGTTGAACTCCTGCAGTAGTCTCAGCGGAATTCGCATACATCATCGGCTGGACTCAGCGCCCGAACGGCATCCCGGGGAGACCCCCGCCCATTCCGGGCATCCCGCCGCCCCCGCCACCCATCATGCCCTTCATCTGCTTCATGAATTTCCGCATCTCCTTGAACTGCTTCATGAGGCGATTCACTTCGGCGACGGGGCGACCACTGCCCTTCGCGATCCTGGCGCGGCGTGAACCGTTCAAGATCGCCGGCTTCCTGCGCTCATCGGGCGTCATCGACAAGATGATCGCTTCCACGTGTTTCATACGCTTGGGGTCCATGTTCGCAGCCGGGATCTTCATGCGTCCCGCCCCTGGAATCAGCTTCAGCAGCTGATCGAGTGGGCCCATCTTCTGTACCTGGCGCATGGCCACGAGGAAATCTTCGAGCGTGAAGCGCCCTTCCCCGAGCACCTTCTTCTGGAGCTTCTCCTGCTCCTCCATATCCATGGTGACCTGAGCACGCTCGACCAGCCCGATCACATCACCCATCTGGAGGATGCGACCCGCGAGTCGCTGAGGGTCCGCCGCGTCGAGGTCATCCACGCCCTCGCCGACACCCACGTACCTGATCGGCTTCCCGGTCACGCCCCTGATGGACAGAGCGGCACCGCCACGCGCGTCACCGTCCATCTTCGTCATGACAACACCGGTGATCCCCAAAGCCTCGTCGAAGCCCTGGGCGATCTTCACTGCCTCCTGCCCCGTCATCGCGTCTGCAACGAGCAGGATCTCGTGGGGCTGCACCGCATCACGAATGCGCCCCAACTCGCCCATGAGCGCCTCCTCGATCTGGAGACGACCCGCGGTATCCACGATGAGGACCGAGTGATTGTCGGCCACCGCCTTTTCTTTGGCAGCCGAAGCCGCAGCGACCGGATCGCCCTCGAAGTCACCCGCGACCACCGGCGTGCCGATCTGTTCCCCCAGCATCTTCAACTGCTCGATGGCCCCTGGGCGCTGAAGGTCGCAGGCCGCCAGCAGAGGCGTCCGGCCCTCGCGTCCGAAGCGGCGAGCCAGCTTGGCCGCCGAAATAGTTTTTCCGGAGCCCTGCAGCCCGACCATGAGAATGACAGTGGGCGGCTTGGAGGGATGCTCGATGACAGTCGGCCCATCACCAAACAGATAGGCCAATTCGTCATGGACGATCTTGACGATCTGCTGACCTGGAGACACCGCCTTGAGGACCGCTTCGCCGAGGGCCTTCTCTTGTACCCGGCCTAAGAACTCGCGCGTGACCTGGAAATTCACGTCGGCCTCGAGCAGGACCCTCCGTACCTCCCGGAGGCCCTCTTTGATCATGGCCTCGTTGAGAACGCCACGCTGCCGGAGCTTCTTGAGCGCTCCGTCTAGTTTTGAGCTGAGTTCGTCGAACATGATCCCTCTACGGCGTCGCTAGCGTGCGGGTTCCGTCAATCGACGGGAATAATCTGGTTGCGCTTCGTACCCACAGAGATCCACTCAACCTTAGCGAGGGTCAGTTCCTCGAGCCGATCCAGATATGCCCGCGCGTTCGTAGGGAGGTCTTCAAGGCGACGTACGTGCCCCGTAGGCGCTTCCCAACCGGGCAACGTCTCGTAGACCGGCTCGACAGAGGAAAGTGACCAGGTGTCTGCAGGGAACGTGTCCGTGACACTCCCGTCCGGCATCCGATACGCGGTCGCGACCTGGAGCTCGGGCAGCGTATCCAACACATCGAGCTTCGTAACCGCGATGCCAGTCAGTCCGTTGACCTGAGCAGCATGCCGAGACAGGACCGAATCAAACCAACCGCAACGTCTCGGCCGACCGGTCGTGGCACCGAACTCTCCGCCGAGCATACGAACATGCTCGTCCATCTCAGGCTCGAACGCACTGGGGAGTGGGCCTTCACCGACTCGCGTCGTATATGCCTTCACCACGCCAACCACCGAATCGATGGCTGTGGGCCCAATTCCGGTGCCCGTCGCGGCTCCCGCAGCGGTCGTGTTCGACGACGTAACGAAGGGGTATGTGCCGTGATCCAGGTCGAGAGCGGTCCCTTGAGCGCCTTCGAGAAGCACACGCTTCCCGGCACGGAGCGCCGCAGAAATTTCCGGGCCGGTGTCCGTCGAAAGCGAAAGCAGTCGCTCACCGAGGCTCATAGCCTCTTCCATGGCGGCATCCAGCTCCCCTGTCCCGACACCGAGCTGATCCAAACGGCGACATACGCGCTCTTTGGCCGAATCAACCAGCTTCGCCAAGCGCTCGGGGTTCCCGAGGTCGATCACGCGTACACCGCGACGTCCGGCCTTGTCCTCGTAGGCCGGTCCAATTCCGCGGCCTGTCGTGCCGATTTTCGTGGTCGCCGCCCCCTCAGCCGCCTTGTCAAGCATGCGGTGGTAGGGAAGTAGCAGCTGTGCCCGCTGGCTCACACCCACGCGACCTGTGAGATCGATCCCGCGCTTCACCAGCGCATCGTATTCATCGAAGAACTGCCGGATATCGAGCACGACGCCGTTGCCTAGAAGGCAGCGTTTTCCGTCGTGCAAAATCCCCGAAGGGATCTGATGAAGGATGAACTCAGACTCGCCGACGTGAACTGTGTGACCGGCATTCGCCCCGCCTTGGTAGCGAGCGACGATGTCGACACCCTCCGACAGGACATCGACAATCTTCCCTTTCCCCTCATCTCCCCACTGGCAACCGACGATGACGGTGCACTTACCCTGAGCAGGCATGATCTCCAGCGCGTTTTGAAAGCCTGAACAACGCGGGGTCTGGGGCACGAGAAAACGGGCCCTCCCCGCGCGGGGGATGGCCCGTTTGACCGGTGTATCCTTTGGGAAAAGCTAGGCGGGGCTTCGGGGGGTGTCAACGAACCCCTGCTTCGATGTGGCTGTTCGTTTTGCGTTTGTGGTTCGTTGGCACCTCCACTCAGTGGAGGCACACCGCCAGCCACGAAGAAAGGCTACAACCCCCGTGCCCAGAAGGAACGGGAGGGGCCACCGTGTCTCGGAGTTCCCAGCGACGGCTCGAGGCTATGCCTCGGAGCGAAGTGAGCGAGAAACGAAGATGACTCGACGCAGTGACAAGACGCCCGGACAAAACCAGCCCGAACGAAGCGCCCTCGCCGGGAACTCCGAAACGCGGTGGTCCCGTCCTAGACTACAACGCCTTCCAGTAGGCCGGCTGCGTCCAGGATGCCTCGGATCTCTTCGATTCGTGCGTCGGACGCTGGTGCCAGCGGAGGGCGGGGTGCGCCGCCGTTGAAGCCAAGGATGTCCATGCCTGCCTTCACTCCGGGAACTCCCATGCCGCCGACGATCTGATTATGGACCGGGACGATGCGTTCTTGGAGTTGGCCGGCTTCCGCGGTCCGTCCATCCTTGAATGCGACCGAGATGTGCGCGGCGGCACTGGAAGCCATCAGGCCCACGGCGACGATTCCGCCGACCGCACCGGTTTCGAGGGCGCCATAGAGAATGGCCCCCGACCCTACCATGACCTGGAAATCGTCAGCACATGCTTCGACGAGTTCCCCGACGAGTTCGAGCTTACCGCGCGAGTCCTTGATGCCCACGATGTTGTCGACGCGCGACAGTTCGGCAACCAGTCCGGTCGGGAACTCCAACGTGCTGAGACGTAGGGGCACCTGGTAGATCAGCACCGGTAACGGGGATCCCGCGGCAACCGCCCGGTAGTGCCGGTCCAGCACCTCGGGTGTCATGGCACCTTTGAAGTACGCGGGCGGACTCACCAAGACCGCATCGGCTCCAGCGGCAGCAGCCTGCTCACAATTGCGAATGGTGTGTCGGGTGGACTCTCCACCGGTACCTACGATGATGATCCTGTCCGCAGGGACGACCTCGCGAGCAGCTTCGATGAGGTCCTTACACTCAGCTTCATCCAGGAAGACGGACTCCCCGGTCGAACCAGCGATCAAGATTCCGCTGATCGGGTCCTCGAACCAACGCCTGAGATTGGCGCGGAACGCGACGACATCGATGTCGCCGGTGACAGGGTCAAACGGTGTAGTAACCGGCAGAAAAGTACCGCTGAGGTCGATCATATTTTGGTCCTAGCCTCCGAAAATCTGGGTTATTTCGTCTTGCATGTTCCCATCTCCGGCCTTCTCGCCACCCGCCGGGTCGTTGAACATGTTCATCTTCAAATCAAAGTCCGCCGAGTTGCTTGCGGCAGCCATGGCGAGTTGGAAGTCCACCACTCCGCTCTTCACGAGATCCATGAGATGCTGGTCGAAGGTCTGGGAGCCATAATGATCCTTCCCATCTGCGATCAGATTCGAGATGTCGTCCATGCGGACCGGGTCCCGAATGCAGTCCCGGATCGTAGCCGTCACGGGCATGATCTCCATAGCGGCCACCCGCCCGCCATCCTTCTTCTGCACGAGGCGCTGACTAAGGACCGCCTGAAGCGACTCTGCGAGTCGAATCCGGATCATGTCCTGCTCTTCCGGCGGGAAGACCGCGATGATACGCGAAATCGTCTGCGTGGCGTTCTTTGTGTGCAGCGTGGACACCACCAAGTGACCCGTCTCAGCCGCCTTTAGGGCAATCTCAATCGTGGTCTTGTCTCGCATCTCACCAATGAGAATCACATCGGGGTCCTGGCGCAGCACCGCACGCAGGCCCGAGACAAAGGACTCGGTGTCGGTGCCGATGCCCCGCTGCGAAATGGAAGACTTGTTGTCGCGGTGCAGGAACTCGATAGGGTTCTCGAGCGTGACGATGTGAAGCGCCTTGTTCTTGTTCATCCAGTCGATCATGGCCGCCAT is a window of Longimicrobiales bacterium DNA encoding:
- the ffh gene encoding signal recognition particle protein, translating into MFDELSSKLDGALKKLRQRGVLNEAMIKEGLREVRRVLLEADVNFQVTREFLGRVQEKALGEAVLKAVSPGQQIVKIVHDELAYLFGDGPTVIEHPSKPPTVILMVGLQGSGKTISAAKLARRFGREGRTPLLAACDLQRPGAIEQLKMLGEQIGTPVVAGDFEGDPVAAASAAKEKAVADNHSVLIVDTAGRLQIEEALMGELGRIRDAVQPHEILLVADAMTGQEAVKIAQGFDEALGITGVVMTKMDGDARGGAALSIRGVTGKPIRYVGVGEGVDDLDAADPQRLAGRILQMGDVIGLVERAQVTMDMEEQEKLQKKVLGEGRFTLEDFLVAMRQVQKMGPLDQLLKLIPGAGRMKIPAANMDPKRMKHVEAIILSMTPDERRKPAILNGSRRARIAKGSGRPVAEVNRLMKQFKEMRKFMKQMKGMMGGGGGGMPGMGGGLPGMPFGR
- a CDS encoding adenylosuccinate synthase, which encodes MPAQGKCTVIVGCQWGDEGKGKIVDVLSEGVDIVARYQGGANAGHTVHVGESEFILHQIPSGILHDGKRCLLGNGVVLDIRQFFDEYDALVKRGIDLTGRVGVSQRAQLLLPYHRMLDKAAEGAATTKIGTTGRGIGPAYEDKAGRRGVRVIDLGNPERLAKLVDSAKERVCRRLDQLGVGTGELDAAMEEAMSLGERLLSLSTDTGPEISAALRAGKRVLLEGAQGTALDLDHGTYPFVTSSNTTAAGAATGTGIGPTAIDSVVGVVKAYTTRVGEGPLPSAFEPEMDEHVRMLGGEFGATTGRPRRCGWFDSVLSRHAAQVNGLTGIAVTKLDVLDTLPELQVATAYRMPDGSVTDTFPADTWSLSSVEPVYETLPGWEAPTGHVRRLEDLPTNARAYLDRLEELTLAKVEWISVGTKRNQIIPVD
- a CDS encoding dihydrodipicolinate synthase family protein, with translation MIDLSGTFLPVTTPFDPVTGDIDVVAFRANLRRWFEDPISGILIAGSTGESVFLDEAECKDLIEAAREVVPADRIIIVGTGGESTRHTIRNCEQAAAAGADAVLVSPPAYFKGAMTPEVLDRHYRAVAAGSPLPVLIYQVPLRLSTLEFPTGLVAELSRVDNIVGIKDSRGKLELVGELVEACADDFQVMVGSGAILYGALETGAVGGIVAVGLMASSAAAHISVAFKDGRTAEAGQLQERIVPVHNQIVGGMGVPGVKAGMDILGFNGGAPRPPLAPASDARIEEIRGILDAAGLLEGVVV
- a CDS encoding PilT/PilU family type 4a pilus ATPase, coding for MQELFKAAIERGASDIHIKTGDFIRARIHGELQPLTQQRLSVEQVTGIALKLIPHEEDRQNFDKMLDYDCSWGIPGVGRFRVNIMKQRGSPMIVMRSIPIEIPSTSDLGLPPMVDKIANHERGLILVTGVTGSGKSSTMAAMIDWMNKNKALHIVTLENPIEFLHRDNKSSISQRGIGTDTESFVSGLRAVLRQDPDVILIGEMRDKTTIEIALKAAETGHLVVSTLHTKNATQTISRIIAVFPPEEQDMIRIRLAESLQAVLSQRLVQKKDGGRVAAMEIMPVTATIRDCIRDPVRMDDISNLIADGKDHYGSQTFDQHLMDLVKSGVVDFQLAMAAASNSADFDLKMNMFNDPAGGEKAGDGNMQDEITQIFGG